Proteins encoded by one window of Larimichthys crocea isolate SSNF chromosome V, L_crocea_2.0, whole genome shotgun sequence:
- the daam1a gene encoding disheveled-associated activator of morphogenesis 1, producing the protein MESMVKQPQGRSLSSMFSCCFKESGSDQPEITYCHDNSNTMAVMEPTLTMPPPQELDAMFTELVDELDLTVEHRAAMFDLPAEKKWQIYCSKKMEAEENKGATRWPEYYIDQLRSMAARKMLLLMENEEEQGRHNIIDSLKTALRTQPMRFVTRFIELDGLSCILNFLKSMDYETTESQVHTSLIGCIKALMNNSQGRAHVLGHCESINIIAQSLTTENIKTKVAVLEILGAVCLVPGGHRNVLEAMVHYQKFASERTRFQTLVTDLDRSTGRYRDEVNLKTAIMSFINAVLSKGVGETSLEFRIHLRYEFLMLGIQPVIDKLHSHDNETLDRHLDFFEMLRNEDELLMSKRFDAVHIETKSASQMFELIKRNLNHTAAYPHLLSALQHCLMMPYKQSSTTLQYWVLLDRIIQQLVLQTDKGENPDVAPLEDFNVKNIVRMLVKEDEVKQWKEQADKMRKEHQNLQQRFEKKDRECEAKNKEKEDMMAMLNKMKDKLERESNDHTQAKLQVAELSARLQQLSATSSVPGGPPVTSGGLLPPGPVTSIGPAPPPPPPPPPPPPPGGPPAFGMAPPPPPPPPGAPLVSQKKNIPRPSNPLKSFNWSKLPENKIEGTIWKDIDDVKVFKVLDLEEFQKTFSAYQKPQKSTEDDNLFAKKAKELSVIDGRRAQNCNILLSRLKLTNEEIRHAILTMDEQEDLPKDMLEQLMKFVPEKSDVELLEEHKHELDRMAKPDRFLYDMSSINHYQQRLQSLYFKKKFAERVADVKPKIKALSLASREVVQSRMLRQLLEVVLAFGNYMNKGQRGNAFGFKVSSLNKIADTKSSIDKNVTLLHYMITVLEKKYPKVAAFSEELPNVSEAAKVNMTELEKDVGSLRSELRSVEAELKYQQAQSPQGPNDKFVSMVSQFITVASFSFSEVEESLTEAKEVFAKALRHFGEDLSKLQPDMFFGIFDTFITSFSEAKQDNENMARRKEEEERRALAEAQLKKEREQKRKANEAEEGGEFDDLVSALRSGEVFDTDLFKMNRRKQRKHNSFEISRERPVTKLNQ; encoded by the exons ATGGAGTCCATGGTGAAGCAGCCTCAGGGGCGTAGCCTGTCATCTATGTTTTCCTGCTGCTTCAAGGAATCAGGAAGTGACCAACCAGAGATCACCTACTGCCATGACAACAGCAACACTATGGCCGTAATGGAGCCCACCCTAACAATGCCCCCTCCTCAAGAGCTGGATGCAATGTTCACTGAACTGGTG GATGAACTGGACCTGACAGTGGAGCACAGAGCGGCCATGTTTGATTTGCCAGCAGAGAAAAAGTGGCAGATCTACTGCAGCAAGAAAATG gaggcagaggagaataAAGGAGCAACCAGGTGGCCAGAGTATTATATTGACCAGCTCAGGTCCATGGCTGCC AggaaaatgctgctgctgatggagaatGAGGAAGAGCAGGGAAGACATAATATTATAGACAGTCTGAAGACAGCACTAAGGACACAGCCCATGAG GTTTGTGACACGATTCATTGAGTTGGATGGCCTGTCTTGTATCCTCAATTTCCTCAAGTCAATGGACTACGAGACCACAGAGTCTCAGGTCCACACCTCACTGATTGGCTGCATCAAAGCTCTGATGAACAACTCTCAGGGCAGAGCTCATGTCCTGGGTCACTGTGAGAGCATTAACATCATCGCACAAAGTCTCaccactgaaaacatcaaaaccaag GTTGCAGTGTTGGAGATCCTTGGTGCCGTGTGTTTAGTTCCAGGAGGACACAGGAATGTACTAGAAGCCATGGTGCACTACCAGAAGTTTGCCTCGGAGAGAACTCGCTTCCAG ACTCTGGTGACAGACTTGGACAGATCCACAGGTCGCTACAGAGATGAAGTGAATCTGAAGACTGCCATCATGTCCTTCATCAATGCTGTGCTCAGTAAAGGAGTGGGAGAG ACCAGTCTGGAGTTCCGGATCCATCTGCGTTATGAGTTTCTGATGTTGGGCATTCAGCCGGTCATTGACAAACTCCACTCCCATGACAATGAAACTCTGGACAG ACATCTGGACTTCTTTGAGATGTTAAGGAATGAGGACGAACTTCTGATGTCCAAACGCTTCGACGCT GTCCACATAGAAACTAAAAGTGCCAGCCAGATGTTTGAGCTGATCAAGAGGAATCTGAACCACACTGCAGCGTACCCTCACCTCCTGTCTGCACTGCAGCACTGCCTCATGATGCCAT ATAAGCAGAGCAGCACCACACTGCAGTACTGGGTGTTGTTGGACCGGATAATTCAGCAGCTGgttctgcagacagacaaaggtgAAAACCCTGATGTGGCACCACTGGAGGACTTCAATGTTAAAAATATTGTACGCAT gCTTGTCAAGGAGGACGAAGTCAAACAATGGAAAGAACAAGCTGACAAAATGCGAAAAG AGCATCAGAACTTACAGCAGCGTTTTGAAAAGAAGGATAGGGAGTGTGAGGCCAAGAATAAGGAGAAAGAAGACATGATGGCCATGTTGAACAAGATGAAAGACAAACTGGAGCGAGAGAGCAACGACCACACGCAGGCTAAACTACAAGTGGCAGAACTGTCTGCTCGGCTTCAGCAGCTCAGCGCC ACCTCCAGCGTTCCGGGAGGACCTCCTGTGACCTCTGGTGGTTTACTTCCTCCTGGTCCTGTCACATCCATCggccctgctcctcctcctccccctcctcctccgcccccacctcctccaggaGGACCACCAGCTTTTGGCATGGCtccaccccccccacctccccctccaGGAGCTCCTCTAGTATCCCAGAAGAAGAATATCCCTCGGCCATCCAACCCGCTGAAGTCTTTCAACTGGAGCAAACTTCCTGAG aacAAGATCGAAGGAACCATTTGGAAAGATATCGATGATGTCAAGGTGTTTAAAGTTCTGGATCTAGAGGAGTTCCAGAAGACTTTCTCAGCTTACCAGAAGCCACAA AAGAGCACTGAGGACGACAACCTTTTTGCCAAGAAAGCCAAAGAGCTGTCAGTGATCGATGGACGACGAGCACAGAACTGTAACATTCTGCTCTCacg GCTGAAGCTGACCAATGAGGAGATCCGTCATGCCATCCTGACTATGGACGAACAGGAAGACTTACCTAAAGACATGCTGGAGCag cttaTGAAGTTTGTTCCTGAGAAGAGTGACGTCGAGCTGTTAGAAGAACACAAACACGAGCTGGATCGCATGGCCAAACCTGATCGCTTTCTGTATGACATGAGCAG CATCAACCACTACCAACAGAGACTTCAGTCTCTCTATTTCAAGAAGAAGTTTGCAGAAAGAGTGGCTGACGTCAAACCTAAAATCAAAG CTCTGAGTCTTGCGTCCAGGGAGGTGGTGCAGAGCAGGATGCTGCGACAGCTCCTGGAGGTGGTTCTGGCCTTTGGGAACTACATGAACAAAGGACAGCGAGGAAATGCTTTTGGATTTAAAGTGTCCAGCCTCAACAAGATAGCTGATACCAAGTCCAGCATTGACAA AAACGTCACTCTGCTCCACTACATGATCACCGTACTGGAAAAGAAGTACCCTAAGGTGGCAGCTTTCAGTGAAGAGCTACCAAATGTGTCAGAGGCTGCTAAAGTCAA TATGACAGAGTTGGAGAAGGACGTTGGCAGTCTGAGATCTGAACTAAGGAGTGTTGAGGCG GAGCTGAAGTACCAGCAGGCTCAGTCCCCTCAGGGTCCCAACGATAAGTTTGTATCCATGGTCAGTCAGTTCATCACTGTGGCCTCCTTCAGCTTCTCTGAAGTAGAAGAGTCACTCACTGAGGCCAAAGAAGTG TTTGCAAAGGCACTGAGGCACTTTGGAGAAGATCTGTCCAAACTGCAGCCGGACATGTTCTTCGGGATCTTCGACACTTTCATCACTTCTTTCTCCGAGGCCAAACAGGACAACGAGAACATGGCCAGACgcaaggaggaagaggagaggcgGGCACTCGCGGAGGCGCAG ctgaaaaaagagagggagcagaAGAGGAAAGCAAACGAAGCAGAAGAGGGTGGTGAGTTTGATGACCTGGTGTCTGCTCTGCGCTCCGGAGAGGTGTTCGATACGGATCTGTTCAAAATGAACCGCAGAAAACAGCGGAAACATAACTCCTTCGAGATCAGCCGGGAGAGACCAGTAACAAAGCTCAACCAGTAA